Proteins from one Flavobacterium sp. N2038 genomic window:
- a CDS encoding vitamin K epoxide reductase family protein → MLKLIQKFLQINRYSEIKNEFKDLFLSHPNYPSLFAITDSLDLLAIENAAVRVSKEQIVDLPTNFLAYFKEELTLVEKFKNDVRITTIKKGSKKISYEKFLLDWNGVIVAIEPNNAIAKENFKVEYNWLKYSFPFILIVGLAFFYNPFDLFSLVFLATSITGLIVSVFIVQEKLGFKNSIITKFCNLTSNSSCNSVLNYKEENKNRLFSFSDLPLLFFASSVIAVLIQPLESAVFIGFLSLLTIPVIVSSIWIQKFEIQKWCMMCLAVSFLILVQSIVWFASDLFTLTFSFESIFPFVFSFAILLPTWLVAKSMLKGVLETENSLKDLKKFKRNYSLMNFLSKKVLFSNGFENLRGLNFGNRNAAVKLTIIISPSCGHCHKTFQEAFDMVLKFPDKVSLNILFNINPDNTENPFKVVVERLLTINRSTPGKTVEAISDWHIKKMNLKKWLKKWHVENISMMVSQEINKQYEWCSKNNFNYTPVRIVNEKLFPAEYELSELKYFLNDLTDEKETILEKIA, encoded by the coding sequence ATGTTAAAACTTATTCAAAAATTTCTCCAAATAAACAGATACTCGGAAATTAAAAATGAGTTTAAAGATTTATTTCTTTCTCATCCTAATTATCCAAGTTTATTTGCGATAACAGATTCGTTAGATTTATTGGCAATAGAAAATGCAGCTGTTAGAGTTTCGAAAGAACAGATAGTTGATTTGCCAACAAATTTCCTTGCCTATTTTAAAGAGGAACTTACGTTGGTTGAAAAGTTTAAAAATGATGTTCGTATTACAACAATAAAAAAAGGAAGTAAAAAAATTTCATACGAAAAATTTCTTTTAGACTGGAATGGAGTTATTGTGGCAATTGAACCAAATAACGCAATAGCAAAAGAGAACTTTAAAGTTGAATATAATTGGTTGAAGTATTCTTTTCCTTTTATCCTAATAGTAGGTTTGGCTTTTTTTTACAACCCGTTTGATTTGTTTAGTCTTGTTTTTTTAGCAACATCAATAACAGGACTTATAGTTAGCGTATTTATAGTACAGGAAAAATTAGGTTTTAAAAATAGTATAATTACAAAGTTTTGTAATCTAACTTCAAATTCATCATGTAATTCAGTTTTAAATTACAAAGAGGAAAATAAAAACAGGTTATTTAGCTTTTCAGATTTGCCATTATTGTTTTTTGCTTCCAGTGTTATTGCAGTTTTAATACAGCCATTAGAATCTGCCGTTTTTATTGGTTTTTTGAGCTTATTGACAATTCCTGTAATTGTATCTTCAATTTGGATTCAGAAGTTTGAGATTCAAAAGTGGTGTATGATGTGTTTGGCAGTTTCGTTCTTGATTTTAGTGCAAAGTATCGTATGGTTTGCATCTGATCTTTTTACATTGACATTTAGCTTTGAAAGTATTTTTCCGTTTGTATTTTCATTTGCTATTCTCTTGCCAACATGGTTAGTCGCAAAATCAATGCTAAAAGGAGTTTTAGAGACCGAAAATAGCTTAAAGGATTTGAAAAAATTTAAAAGGAATTATTCATTAATGAATTTTTTGTCCAAAAAAGTTTTATTCTCAAATGGATTTGAAAATTTAAGAGGACTGAATTTTGGTAATAGAAATGCAGCAGTGAAATTAACCATAATTATAAGCCCAAGCTGCGGACATTGTCATAAAACATTTCAGGAAGCTTTTGATATGGTTTTAAAATTTCCGGATAAAGTAAGTTTAAATATATTATTTAATATAAATCCCGATAATACCGAAAATCCATTTAAGGTTGTGGTAGAAAGATTGTTGACAATTAACAGGTCAACTCCGGGAAAAACAGTCGAAGCAATTTCTGATTGGCATATTAAAAAAATGAACCTGAAAAAGTGGCTAAAGAAATGGCATGTAGAGAACATTAGCATGATGGTGAGCCAGGAAATAAATAAACAATATGAATGGTGTTCTAAGAATAATTTTAATTATA
- a CDS encoding rSAM-modified peptide: MTTNKMKFDNFQAEKLSKTQQKTVRGGDTVGVDPTDPKYDPTKGGGTGNG; this comes from the coding sequence ATGACAACTAACAAAATGAAATTCGACAATTTTCAAGCCGAAAAATTATCTAAAACTCAACAAAAAACCGTGCGCGGTGGAGATACCGTAGGTGTAGATCCAACAGATCCAAAATACGATCCAACAAAAGGTGGAGGCACTGGAAATGGATAA
- a CDS encoding helix-turn-helix domain-containing protein — translation MRLIISFLLFHVLSIGFAQKTQINEQEYLELQDKIRFSMNSNFDQGLAYTKELMKSTNDKHLAFANGAASYLYQLKGNVAKSDQSYKTALQYLDKMPPSSEKTKVAGYLYNYKGLIEWKRGNLGKALDNYQKGIKFSTEVNDVIQMVKFKSNIALINEEIGNYQLSIKNLRQNNDFINKNESVYTKEQFQNSKSNININLGTSYESYYMKNRDKMYLLDSAEYFYKKAVTYSENFVNNKITAKMSLGNIYLIKNDLVNAEKTYFDILFLSKQNNSEQLFQAANYNLGDLYFWNKKYDKALVCFGKVDSISLKNKTLDVSYLKSNYLQAKIYNLMNEPEQAYKHSKIYLDSYEKSETKLRDEALEVNYKLGLEDLGTEMVTIQEKYKNEVLLNKALRVFYVLLVVGIIFLLVKNIRDKNKAHKKMNALIEEFKANLEKKENEVIEEVVHEKEELEDVQLKKENVNLSIDEAKENKIVEKLLALESKLEYLNADFTLPYVAKKIKTNTTYLSYVVNKRFGKSFGEYSNELKINYVINEMITNHMYRKYSTQAIAESVGFKNAVSFAKSFRKRTGVSPAQFASNI, via the coding sequence ATGAGGCTAATCATCTCTTTTTTACTTTTTCATGTTCTCAGTATTGGGTTTGCACAAAAAACTCAAATTAATGAACAGGAATATTTAGAGTTGCAGGACAAAATTCGATTCAGTATGAATTCAAATTTCGATCAGGGTCTTGCATACACTAAAGAATTGATGAAATCTACTAATGACAAGCATTTGGCTTTTGCCAACGGCGCAGCTTCGTATTTATACCAACTCAAAGGTAATGTTGCCAAATCTGATCAAAGTTACAAAACAGCACTTCAATATTTAGATAAAATGCCTCCTTCTTCTGAGAAAACAAAAGTTGCAGGCTATCTTTATAATTATAAGGGGTTAATAGAGTGGAAAAGAGGCAATCTGGGTAAAGCACTAGATAATTACCAAAAAGGGATCAAATTTTCTACCGAAGTGAATGATGTTATCCAAATGGTAAAGTTTAAAAGTAATATTGCTTTAATTAATGAGGAGATTGGAAATTACCAATTGTCCATCAAGAATTTGAGACAAAACAATGACTTTATTAATAAAAACGAAAGTGTCTATACAAAAGAGCAGTTTCAAAACAGCAAAAGTAACATCAATATTAATTTAGGTACTTCATATGAAAGTTATTATATGAAGAATCGCGATAAGATGTATTTGCTGGATTCTGCTGAATACTTTTATAAAAAAGCAGTTACTTATTCAGAGAATTTTGTAAACAATAAGATTACTGCAAAAATGAGCTTAGGGAATATTTATTTGATAAAGAATGATCTTGTAAATGCCGAAAAAACATATTTTGACATCTTGTTTTTATCGAAACAAAATAATTCTGAACAATTGTTTCAGGCTGCAAATTATAATTTAGGCGACTTGTATTTTTGGAATAAGAAATATGATAAAGCTTTGGTATGTTTTGGAAAAGTAGATTCTATTTCGTTAAAGAATAAAACTCTGGATGTAAGCTATTTAAAATCAAATTATTTACAGGCAAAGATTTATAATTTAATGAATGAGCCTGAGCAGGCCTATAAACATTCGAAAATTTACCTGGATAGTTACGAAAAGTCTGAAACAAAATTAAGAGATGAAGCCCTGGAGGTAAACTATAAATTAGGTCTGGAAGATTTGGGAACCGAAATGGTTACTATTCAGGAGAAATATAAAAATGAAGTTTTACTGAATAAGGCTCTTAGAGTATTCTATGTCCTGCTTGTTGTTGGGATAATATTTTTACTTGTAAAAAACATACGGGATAAAAATAAAGCGCATAAAAAAATGAATGCTCTAATTGAAGAATTTAAAGCCAATCTGGAGAAAAAGGAAAACGAGGTTATCGAAGAGGTCGTGCATGAAAAGGAAGAATTGGAAGATGTTCAGCTTAAAAAAGAAAATGTTAATTTAAGTATTGACGAAGCCAAAGAAAATAAAATTGTCGAAAAACTATTGGCACTCGAGAGTAAATTAGAATATCTAAATGCTGATTTTACTTTGCCTTATGTTGCCAAAAAAATAAAAACAAACACTACTTATTTGTCCTACGTTGTTAATAAAAGATTTGGGAAGTCATTTGGAGAATATTCTAATGAGCTTAAAATTAACTACGTAATCAATGAGATGATTACGAATCATATGTATCGTAAATATTCGACTCAGGCAATTGCAGAAAGTGTCGGATTTAAAAATGCAGTTTCGTTTGCAAAATCATTTCGTAAAAGAACCGGTGTGTCTCCGGCTCAATTTGCAAGTAATATTTAG
- a CDS encoding acyl-CoA dehydrogenase family protein, with product MKPDLFQSPDYYNLDDLLTDEHKLVRESARAWVKREVSPIIEEYAQKAEFPKQIIKGLGEIGGFGPYIPVEYGGAGLDQISYGLIMQEIERGDSGVRSTSSVQSSLVMYPIWKYGNEEQRMKYLPKLATGEFIGCFGLTEPDHGSDPGSMITNFKDMGDHYLLNGAKMWISNAPFADIAVVWAKNEDGRIHGLIVERGMEGFTTPETHNKWSLRASATGELIFDNVKVPKENLLPNKSGLGAPLGCLDSARYGIAWGAIGAAMDCYDTALRYAKERIQFGKPIGGTQLQQKKLAEMITEITKAQLLTWRLGVLRNEGRATTAQISMAKRNNVDMAIHIAREARQMLGGMGITGEYSIMRHMMNLESVITYEGTHDIHLLITGMDVTGIPAFKS from the coding sequence ATGAAACCAGACTTATTTCAATCTCCAGATTATTACAACCTTGACGATTTATTAACAGATGAGCACAAATTGGTTCGCGAGTCTGCACGTGCATGGGTAAAAAGAGAAGTTTCTCCTATTATTGAAGAATACGCTCAAAAAGCAGAATTCCCAAAACAGATCATAAAAGGTCTGGGAGAAATTGGTGGATTCGGACCTTATATCCCTGTTGAATATGGTGGTGCCGGTTTAGATCAAATTTCATATGGTCTAATCATGCAGGAAATTGAGCGTGGTGATTCTGGTGTAAGATCAACCTCATCTGTGCAATCTTCTTTGGTAATGTATCCTATCTGGAAATATGGAAACGAAGAACAACGCATGAAATATTTACCAAAACTTGCAACTGGCGAATTTATAGGTTGTTTTGGTTTAACAGAACCTGATCATGGGTCTGATCCCGGAAGTATGATTACCAATTTTAAAGATATGGGAGATCATTATCTTTTAAATGGTGCAAAAATGTGGATCTCTAATGCCCCTTTTGCTGATATTGCAGTAGTTTGGGCAAAAAATGAGGACGGCAGAATTCATGGTTTAATTGTTGAACGTGGCATGGAAGGTTTTACAACTCCGGAAACGCATAACAAATGGTCTCTTCGTGCATCTGCAACCGGAGAATTAATTTTCGACAATGTAAAAGTTCCCAAAGAGAACCTGTTACCAAATAAATCAGGATTAGGAGCGCCGCTGGGATGCTTAGATTCTGCCAGATATGGCATAGCCTGGGGAGCAATTGGAGCTGCAATGGACTGTTATGATACTGCTTTAAGATATGCAAAAGAGAGAATCCAGTTTGGAAAACCAATTGGAGGCACACAATTGCAACAAAAAAAATTGGCCGAAATGATTACCGAAATCACAAAAGCACAATTATTAACCTGGCGCTTGGGCGTATTAAGAAACGAAGGAAGAGCAACAACAGCTCAGATTTCGATGGCAAAACGTAATAATGTTGATATGGCCATACATATTGCACGTGAAGCAAGACAAATGTTGGGCGGAATGGGAATTACAGGCGAATATTCGATTATGCGTCATATGATGAATCTGGAAAGTGTAATTACTTACGAAGGAACTCATGATATCCATTTGTTAATCACAGGAATGGATGTAACTGGAATTCCAGCTTTTAAATCATAA
- a CDS encoding DUF3050 domain-containing protein: MNIETIHNSIQPQKEQLLKHSLYNKIQTIDDLHSFVENHVFAVWDFMSLLKALQAKLTCTTTPWFATKNPETRYLINEIVLAEETDLSIDGRRQSHYEMYLEAMQDCGANTTEIDKFLNEVNSLHNIFVAIKQSSLHPEIKAFLDFTFRVIEEGKPHQIAAAFTFGREDLIPSMFTEILKNFQKNLPDVDLKKLLYYFERHIELDADEHGPMAMRMITDLCEDDAQKWKEVEEVSILALEKRIGLWNAIEEEILLKAEMV; the protein is encoded by the coding sequence ATGAATATTGAAACTATACACAATAGCATTCAACCTCAAAAAGAGCAACTTTTAAAACATTCATTATACAACAAAATCCAAACTATTGACGATTTACATAGCTTTGTAGAAAATCACGTTTTTGCAGTTTGGGATTTTATGTCACTATTAAAAGCATTACAAGCTAAACTTACCTGCACAACAACACCATGGTTTGCAACTAAAAACCCTGAAACCAGATATTTAATTAATGAAATTGTTCTTGCCGAAGAAACCGATTTAAGTATTGACGGAAGAAGACAAAGTCATTATGAAATGTATCTTGAAGCCATGCAGGATTGTGGCGCCAATACAACAGAAATTGATAAATTCCTAAACGAAGTAAATTCTCTTCATAATATTTTTGTTGCCATAAAACAAAGCTCATTGCACCCTGAAATAAAAGCTTTTCTGGATTTCACTTTCAGAGTTATTGAAGAAGGAAAACCGCATCAGATTGCCGCTGCATTTACTTTTGGAAGAGAAGACCTGATTCCGAGTATGTTTACTGAAATTCTTAAAAACTTTCAAAAAAACCTGCCGGACGTCGATTTAAAAAAATTGCTTTATTATTTTGAAAGACATATCGAATTAGACGCAGATGAGCACGGCCCAATGGCAATGCGAATGATTACCGATTTATGTGAAGATGATGCGCAAAAATGGAAAGAAGTAGAAGAAGTTTCGATTCTTGCATTAGAAAAACGTATTGGACTCTGGAATGCCATTGAAGAAGAAATTCTTTTAAAAGCAGAAATGGTCTAA
- a CDS encoding helix-turn-helix transcriptional regulator, translating into MKIADFSPTEPLTPFIKTYRIIESQDELVNRVLPGTSLSIAFRCKGEVNFIKENHHDKLPVSTISGIRKSVRLIHYSKNTTTIVVLFKEAGATAFFKEPLHELFEESVSLDNFIPQQKINLIEELLAEAKTNDQKIAIIEQFLLSKLYSYKPDKLISAAISIIQSKKGIVKIKELADALFISQDAFEKRFRKTIGSSPKQFCNVVRIKAIIDQKQHNKNLIDLAIDAGYFDQPHFNKDFKLFTGQTPTEFFSFPSFW; encoded by the coding sequence ATGAAAATTGCAGATTTCAGTCCAACAGAACCATTAACACCTTTTATAAAGACTTACAGAATTATCGAAAGTCAGGACGAATTGGTTAACCGCGTTTTGCCTGGCACTTCCCTCTCGATCGCTTTTAGATGCAAAGGAGAAGTCAATTTTATTAAAGAGAATCACCACGATAAATTACCCGTTTCAACAATTTCAGGAATTCGTAAATCAGTACGTTTAATTCATTATTCTAAAAATACAACTACTATAGTTGTTTTGTTTAAAGAAGCCGGAGCAACAGCATTTTTTAAAGAACCTCTTCATGAGTTGTTTGAAGAAAGTGTTTCACTTGATAATTTTATTCCGCAGCAAAAAATAAACCTGATAGAAGAACTTTTAGCCGAGGCAAAAACAAACGATCAAAAAATTGCCATTATAGAACAATTTCTATTATCAAAATTGTACTCTTACAAACCCGATAAATTAATTTCGGCTGCTATCTCAATCATTCAGTCCAAAAAAGGAATTGTCAAAATAAAAGAACTTGCTGACGCTCTTTTTATCAGTCAGGATGCTTTCGAAAAGAGATTCAGAAAAACAATAGGATCATCGCCAAAACAATTCTGCAATGTTGTTAGAATAAAAGCAATTATCGATCAAAAACAGCATAATAAAAACCTCATCGATCTGGCAATTGATGCAGGTTATTTTGACCAGCCCCATTTTAATAAAGATTTTAAATTATTTACAGGACAAACTCCAACGGAGTTTTTCAGCTTTCCTTCTTTTTGGTAA
- a CDS encoding SGNH/GDSL hydrolase family protein: MKPHFKQIVTLILSVFLLSCSTDDSNSETSIPPTVETPTIPIAKSINYLALGDSYTIGQSVCETCRFPEQLKTKLKGFYPETDFSLKIIATTGWTTSDLISAINTQNPESNYDLVTLLIGVNNQYQHLDFSVYKKEFPQLLNKAIALAKGESKNVIVLSIPDYTYTPFASNYSDANRMKISNEINNYNSFAESYCSSKNVTFISITDITRQGLNNSSLVASDGLHPSETAYRMFVERMLPIVKVALQD, encoded by the coding sequence ATGAAACCGCATTTCAAACAAATCGTTACGTTAATTCTCTCTGTCTTTTTACTGAGCTGCAGTACAGACGACTCTAATTCAGAGACTTCTATTCCTCCTACAGTTGAGACTCCAACAATTCCTATTGCTAAATCTATAAACTATCTCGCTTTGGGCGATAGTTATACTATTGGTCAAAGTGTTTGCGAAACTTGCCGATTTCCGGAACAACTCAAAACCAAATTGAAAGGATTTTATCCTGAAACAGATTTTTCTTTAAAAATAATTGCAACAACAGGCTGGACAACCTCCGATTTAATTTCGGCAATCAATACCCAAAATCCGGAATCAAATTATGATTTGGTCACACTTTTAATTGGGGTTAATAATCAATACCAACATTTGGACTTTTCTGTATACAAAAAAGAGTTTCCACAGCTATTAAACAAAGCAATTGCTCTGGCAAAAGGTGAAAGCAAAAATGTAATTGTACTTTCGATTCCCGACTATACTTATACTCCATTTGCCTCAAATTACAGTGATGCAAACCGAATGAAAATATCAAATGAAATAAATAACTACAACTCTTTTGCAGAAAGTTACTGCTCCTCTAAAAACGTTACTTTTATTTCGATCACAGATATTACAAGGCAAGGCCTAAACAATTCAAGTTTAGTCGCATCAGACGGTCTTCATCCTTCTGAAACTGCTTACAGAATGTTTGTTGAACGTATGTTGCCAATAGTAAAAGTAGCTTTACAAGATTAA
- a CDS encoding helix-turn-helix domain-containing protein → MQVSPSKELLPYIKHYLFLDNTETALQKFRLFSDGNTGLVFSIKSKLISGINKYEIKEYLPASFLYGQLNGFKDLYSENEITLIIVVFQPSGINQLLGIPASEFHDSIIPVEDIFDEKITMLQERLFEQNNQIRVELLNCFFRSLISKKTASNQFIIDHSLNFIISNKGHFSIKQLVEYTGYTERHLERKFKECVGLNPKKFGNVVRLHHFLKLLKGRSDDTNLTTICYDAGFSDQSHLIKEFRKHTGITPTEYIYNSGKLTNNLIKRFPPLSF, encoded by the coding sequence ATGCAAGTTTCACCTTCAAAAGAATTATTACCTTATATTAAACATTATCTGTTTTTAGATAATACAGAAACTGCTTTACAAAAATTTCGCCTCTTTTCTGATGGTAATACCGGTCTTGTATTTTCTATAAAAAGCAAACTCATTTCTGGAATTAATAAATATGAAATAAAAGAATATCTGCCCGCTTCCTTTTTATATGGACAGCTTAACGGCTTTAAAGATCTTTATTCAGAGAACGAAATTACCCTTATTATTGTCGTTTTTCAACCCAGCGGAATAAACCAATTATTAGGAATTCCTGCCAGTGAGTTTCACGATTCTATTATTCCTGTTGAGGATATATTTGACGAAAAAATTACGATGCTTCAGGAGAGGTTATTCGAACAAAATAATCAAATTCGTGTTGAACTGCTTAATTGTTTTTTCAGGTCATTAATCTCAAAAAAAACAGCTTCAAATCAGTTTATAATAGATCATTCTTTAAACTTTATCATTAGTAACAAAGGGCATTTCTCTATAAAACAATTAGTAGAATACACAGGTTATACCGAAAGACATCTGGAAAGAAAATTCAAAGAATGTGTGGGATTAAATCCTAAGAAATTTGGAAACGTTGTAAGACTACATCATTTTCTAAAATTATTAAAAGGCAGATCTGACGATACCAATCTAACCACCATTTGTTATGATGCCGGATTTTCTGACCAGTCGCACTTAATAAAAGAATTTAGAAAGCATACCGGAATAACTCCAACCGAATACATTTACAACAGCGGAAAGTTAACTAACAATCTTATCAAAAGATTTCCTCCTTTGTCATTCTAA